DNA from Candidatus Woesearchaeota archaeon:
TTTTCCCGCAATTGGGAGGAAAAGGGCAAAGGATCAAAAAGGACAGGTAGAAAAACAGGACAAGTCTGGTTCTGATTTTATATGAAGGCCTGGCAACAGTCTCTATGCATAATTAGCAGAGATTATAAGCAGAAATAATATTGGGACCCTGGATATAACCTACAAGAAAGATTTATAAAAGCTCAATATTCATTCTGACCCGCAGCCCCGTGGTGTAGCTGGCCAATCATAGCGCACTTTGGATGCGTTGACCGCGGTTCGAATCCGCGCGGGGCTATCGAATAAAGTGAGATAGACCTGTGCGGTCCGCAAATCAAAGATTTGCACTACCGAGCGGGGCTATCAAAAGGATTGAACATAAGTGAAATCCTTTAAAGCCACGCGAGGTCCGGAAACCGTTTAGGTTTCCACTACCGGCGTGGGCTATTTATCATATCTCTTATGGATTTTTCTGAGGATCAGCTCGCTTGGTGATGTGAATTTTCCATTTTCGATCAGGGGTATCAGGATTGATGTTGCAAGCACGCTGAAGAATATCCCGCCGATCACTATGTTTGCGAACCTGACATCTGCCTGCACAACAGCAAGCAGGACAATTGGTGTAAGGCCTTTTGCTGCCATGGCTTCTATTAGATAAAGCTGTTTTTTTGTCAATTCTTCATTTGAGACTATCCTGTAGATGAATGATCTTATGGTATAGGCGATCAGGAAGAAGCCTAATCCGATAAGGAGATAGACCCATTGGGTGAAATCCACAAGGATTCCCAGATAGACGAAAAGGAATGTCCTTATCAGGAAGCTTATGTCCCTGAAGAAGCTTTTTGTCGAGATGTCAAGCATTGCTGTCTGGCCTTTCTGTTCCTTGTACATCAGCCTGCTCCATAATGCCACATTCCCCATGATGATTGAGAATGAGAATACAGTTATGACTCCGTTTGCTTTTATGTATTCAGCGAATGCATACAGCAGTACAAGTATTGCCATTGTTGCTATTGGTGCGCTGCTGTAATCCCCCACATATTTCAGTGTGAAGGCCCAGA
Protein-coding regions in this window:
- a CDS encoding cation:proton antiporter is translated as MSLISGLFIVGITIILGLVSQYSFKKTKIPDALILIIFGAVLTFFGLTSSIDKENPILNFLITFSLIYVVFYGALPIKIRAIFSTMKYAFLSSLLNFIFITAALGAIAYFVGFSWAFALSLGALFCVIDGTIVNSLLDILKVSEKAEAQIQIEGAVVDTLVIVGVMTIINFANMTTNQIISSLSSYLFLSFGVGLAAAIIWAFTLKYVGDYSSAPIATMAILVLLYAFAEYIKANGVITVFSFSIIMGNVALWSRLMYKEQKGQTAMLDISTKSFFRDISFLIRTFLFVYLGILVDFTQWVYLLIGLGFFLIAYTIRSFIYRIVSNEELTKKQLYLIEAMAAKGLTPIVLLAVVQADVRFANIVIGGIFFSVLATSILIPLIENGKFTSPSELILRKIHKRYDK